One part of the Parabacteroides distasonis ATCC 8503 genome encodes these proteins:
- the sppA gene encoding signal peptide peptidase SppA has protein sequence MMFASTLGVMLAMGIILTVLISMTIGYIATVGSTPDYTPKSNTVFKIKLDGTLADNPAENPFSALMGDKENMLSLKDLLETIRIAKQNDKIAGIYIESGLLSSGSASLEAIRRSLIDFKESGKFVVAYADNFTQGNYFLCSVADKVFLNPQGILELTGLASQTLFYKGLMDKVGIEMQIFKVGTYKGAVEPFMLDKLSEANREQIQSYISTIWDNIAEGIAESRGISVNDINHYANEGLFFADPVKTVECGFIDELKYKPEVEAYVKELAGQNGEKLRSANLAQMKTLKASPSKNAPEIAVLYAEGEIKAQTPGNFYDIEQSITEKMADELIKLKNNDDVKAVVFRVNSPGGSAYISEQIWRQVVELKKVKPVVVSMGNVAASGGYYISCAANKIIAEPNTLTGSIGIFGMFPNASGLFGKLALTTDIVKTNTFSDLGDLSRPMTESEKALIQGYVERGYQTFLSRCAEGRGMTTEAVNAIGQGRVWTGEQAKERGLVDELGGIELAISTAAGLADLDQYSVTTVSGSKNFLDEFLESQLGEVKLSIVKNVLGNEFEYFKTLNNIKTNCGIQARMPYDMKPL, from the coding sequence ATGATGTTTGCCTCAACGCTAGGCGTTATGTTGGCAATGGGAATAATCCTGACGGTATTGATATCCATGACTATAGGATATATCGCCACCGTAGGTAGCACACCTGATTACACCCCCAAGAGCAATACGGTATTCAAGATCAAGCTAGACGGGACGCTAGCGGATAACCCGGCGGAGAATCCATTCTCTGCCTTGATGGGCGACAAGGAAAACATGCTGTCACTGAAGGACCTGCTCGAGACGATCCGGATAGCGAAACAGAATGACAAGATCGCGGGGATTTATATCGAATCGGGGCTTCTCTCCTCGGGTAGCGCCAGCTTGGAGGCAATCCGCCGATCGCTGATAGACTTCAAGGAAAGCGGCAAGTTCGTGGTAGCTTACGCCGATAATTTCACGCAAGGGAATTACTTCCTTTGTTCCGTAGCCGATAAGGTATTCTTGAATCCGCAAGGCATCCTTGAATTGACGGGACTCGCCTCGCAAACCCTATTCTACAAAGGACTGATGGATAAGGTAGGTATCGAGATGCAGATTTTTAAGGTAGGTACCTACAAAGGTGCCGTGGAGCCTTTTATGCTGGATAAGCTGAGCGAGGCGAACCGGGAGCAAATCCAATCGTATATCTCCACCATCTGGGATAATATAGCCGAAGGCATCGCCGAATCACGCGGCATCAGCGTGAACGATATCAACCATTACGCCAATGAGGGGCTTTTCTTCGCAGACCCTGTGAAAACGGTAGAATGTGGCTTTATAGACGAATTGAAGTATAAGCCGGAGGTAGAAGCATACGTCAAAGAGCTAGCCGGACAAAATGGAGAGAAACTGAGATCGGCCAACTTAGCTCAAATGAAAACCCTCAAGGCCTCACCCTCCAAAAACGCCCCGGAGATAGCCGTACTTTACGCCGAAGGCGAGATTAAGGCGCAAACACCCGGCAACTTTTACGATATCGAACAAAGTATCACGGAGAAAATGGCCGATGAGCTTATCAAGCTAAAAAACAATGATGACGTGAAAGCCGTGGTATTCCGTGTGAATTCCCCGGGAGGTAGCGCTTATATATCCGAGCAGATATGGCGTCAAGTTGTCGAGTTGAAAAAGGTGAAACCTGTGGTCGTTTCCATGGGCAACGTAGCTGCCTCGGGAGGCTACTATATCTCATGCGCCGCTAATAAGATCATCGCCGAACCGAATACGTTGACCGGCTCCATCGGCATCTTCGGCATGTTCCCGAACGCCTCCGGATTATTCGGGAAACTAGCGTTGACCACGGACATCGTAAAGACGAACACATTCTCGGACTTAGGAGACCTCTCCCGTCCCATGACCGAGAGTGAGAAAGCACTGATACAGGGATACGTGGAAAGAGGCTACCAAACGTTCCTTTCCCGCTGCGCCGAAGGTAGAGGTATGACTACCGAAGCGGTCAACGCTATCGGACAAGGACGGGTATGGACGGGTGAGCAAGCGAAAGAAAGAGGTTTAGTCGATGAGCTGGGCGGTATTGAATTAGCTATAAGCACAGCGGCGGGGTTGGCTGATCTGGATCAGTATAGCGTAACTACCGTCAGCGGTTCCAAGAATTTCTTGGACGAGTTCTTGGAAAGCCAGCTCGGAGAGGTGAAACTCTCTATCGTCAAAAATGTATTGGGTAATGAGTTCGAGTACTTCAAGACGTTGAATAATATCAAGACGAATTGCGGAATCCAAGCTCGTATGCCTTACGATATGAAACCGTTATAA
- a CDS encoding sensor histidine kinase: protein MNMNIKTKLTYGIGLLFVLITLLGGLAIKNIHNVSDDTQNILADNYNSLLYSRQMLESLDAIRENPNARKEFEAGLEAQKKNLTEKDEDVLTNRLSSNCEKALDDMDDESIRQIRQTIYTIMAVNMSAIYEKNEVAVHTAERSLFWIWTVGIACIVIAFLFLARLPRSVSVQIQKLTDGIKEITNANYSKRLNLGNEPEFKEIATLFNEMAERLAEYRNSSLEDILQGKKYIETIINSIAEPIIGLSKERKILFVNDEALTVLNLTRENIIDKPAPEVALKNDLLRRLIRQLVHPDDNKDPLKIYADNKESYFQVKYIPINVNRQTGLESKYVGDVILLKNVTEFKEKDIAKTTFISTISHELKTPISAIMMSLELLEDNRIGKLNTEQESLSKNIKENSDRLLEITGELLKMSQVESGKLYLNPKITKPIELIDYAIKANRVQAERFNCQIEVEYPEKITKLFVDSEKIAWVVTNLLSNAIRYSSENGRIIIGARQIDKAVEIYVKDFGKGIDSRYHESIFDHYFRVPGTKVQGSGLGLAISKDFVEAHGGTIRIESEVGKGSTFVIRFNV, encoded by the coding sequence ATGAATATGAATATAAAAACAAAGTTGACTTATGGGATAGGACTTTTATTTGTCCTGATCACTTTATTAGGTGGATTGGCTATAAAAAACATTCATAATGTATCGGATGACACGCAGAATATCCTAGCGGATAATTATAATTCACTCCTTTATTCCCGTCAGATGCTCGAGTCACTGGATGCCATTCGGGAAAATCCGAATGCTCGAAAAGAGTTTGAGGCCGGGTTGGAAGCTCAGAAAAAAAATCTGACAGAGAAGGATGAAGACGTACTAACCAACCGATTAAGTTCGAACTGTGAAAAGGCGTTGGATGACATGGATGATGAATCGATTCGGCAGATACGCCAGACGATTTATACCATTATGGCAGTCAATATGTCTGCCATTTATGAAAAGAATGAAGTGGCTGTCCATACGGCGGAAAGGTCTCTCTTTTGGATCTGGACGGTAGGAATTGCTTGTATCGTGATCGCCTTCCTCTTTCTGGCTCGCCTGCCACGCTCGGTCAGCGTACAGATCCAGAAATTGACGGATGGCATCAAGGAAATCACCAATGCCAATTACAGCAAACGGCTCAATTTGGGCAATGAACCGGAGTTTAAGGAAATAGCCACGTTGTTCAACGAGATGGCCGAGCGCTTGGCCGAATACAGGAACAGTTCGCTGGAAGATATCCTGCAAGGGAAAAAATATATAGAAACAATTATCAACAGCATTGCAGAACCTATCATAGGCTTGAGTAAGGAACGGAAGATTTTGTTTGTCAATGACGAGGCTTTGACTGTTTTGAATTTGACACGGGAAAACATTATCGACAAACCGGCTCCCGAAGTGGCGTTAAAAAATGATCTGCTGCGCCGTTTGATCCGCCAGTTGGTACATCCCGATGACAATAAGGATCCGTTGAAAATCTACGCAGACAACAAGGAAAGCTATTTTCAAGTAAAATACATCCCGATCAACGTTAACAGGCAGACTGGACTGGAGAGTAAGTATGTCGGGGATGTGATCCTGTTGAAGAACGTGACCGAATTTAAAGAAAAAGATATTGCAAAGACAACCTTTATTTCAACGATCTCTCATGAACTGAAGACACCGATATCTGCTATCATGATGAGTTTGGAACTGCTGGAAGACAATCGGATCGGAAAACTGAATACAGAACAGGAGAGCCTTTCCAAGAACATAAAGGAAAATAGTGACCGTTTGTTGGAGATCACTGGCGAATTGTTGAAGATGTCACAGGTAGAAAGCGGTAAGCTCTACCTGAATCCGAAGATTACCAAACCGATCGAACTGATCGACTATGCCATCAAGGCGAACCGGGTACAGGCCGAGCGTTTTAACTGTCAGATCGAAGTGGAGTATCCTGAAAAGATCACCAAATTGTTTGTCGACAGCGAGAAAATTGCTTGGGTTGTGACCAACCTGTTATCGAACGCCATCCGTTATTCGTCGGAGAACGGACGGATTATCATCGGTGCACGACAGATCGACAAAGCCGTCGAGATCTATGTCAAGGACTTCGGAAAGGGCATTGACTCGCGTTACCACGAAAGTATTTTCGACCACTATTTCCGTGTGCCGGGAACAAAAGTACAAGGTAGCGGTTTGGGACTTGCCATCAGCAAGGACTTTGTGGAAGCTCATGGTGGTACGATCCGTATCGAAAGCGAAGTCGGTAAAGGTAGCACGTTCGTGATCAGATTCAATGTATAA
- a CDS encoding DUF4852 domain-containing protein, whose translation MKKVIWSIVLSWVCLAFAAGIGTRDAVSACDGKVYKKGDKIMFGVPKVSGYLFVRTFTKDGKISTMPKENLASQEAVIVDIPDYDKKLFEGMGVYSEVETHPLVVVELDGRRLCININDALSQGNIVSEYFKSEVEGMVDLTSDLLFVYALKLNNVTVDDDVIVRYMAHCDKNLVEKNQADPFTMADLKKEYAAKLEKALGDVDFSKVFRIESQSEMLQYDMDKQIFPLKGLWCPQIKTDQPDALAKIGFCKWDDCVFRFVNIPEFMNVPCETARAKGFYDMRKVGKVPTYNTPLATSYTYIRFLDKKVQLPEKKNKVYHNGDIKSMSLADLYGKMAIEAQIIKMDVYHLPFLKISDFELFYNYLGSIEVK comes from the coding sequence ATGAAGAAAGTAATTTGGAGTATTGTTTTAAGTTGGGTATGTTTGGCATTTGCTGCTGGGATAGGAACTCGTGATGCGGTGTCTGCCTGTGATGGGAAAGTGTATAAAAAAGGGGATAAGATTATGTTTGGTGTCCCTAAGGTTTCCGGATATTTGTTTGTTAGGACGTTTACAAAGGATGGGAAGATTTCTACGATGCCGAAAGAGAATCTGGCTAGTCAAGAGGCGGTGATCGTTGATATTCCAGATTACGATAAGAAACTCTTTGAGGGTATGGGCGTTTATTCTGAGGTAGAAACGCATCCTCTTGTCGTGGTAGAACTGGATGGACGGCGTCTTTGTATAAATATTAATGATGCGCTTAGTCAAGGGAATATTGTTTCGGAATATTTTAAAAGCGAAGTTGAAGGTATGGTCGATTTAACGTCCGATCTCTTATTTGTTTATGCGCTTAAATTAAATAATGTGACAGTTGATGACGATGTGATAGTAAGGTATATGGCTCATTGTGATAAGAATCTGGTAGAGAAAAATCAAGCCGATCCATTTACTATGGCGGATCTTAAGAAAGAATATGCCGCTAAATTGGAAAAGGCGTTAGGGGACGTTGATTTTAGTAAGGTGTTTCGTATTGAGAGTCAGTCGGAGATGTTACAATATGATATGGATAAGCAGATCTTTCCATTAAAAGGGTTGTGGTGCCCACAAATTAAGACAGACCAGCCGGATGCGTTGGCTAAGATTGGCTTTTGTAAATGGGATGATTGTGTCTTTCGATTTGTGAATATACCAGAGTTCATGAATGTCCCTTGTGAGACGGCTCGTGCGAAAGGGTTTTATGATATGAGGAAAGTCGGAAAAGTGCCTACTTATAATACGCCGCTGGCTACTTCTTATACTTATATCCGTTTCTTGGATAAGAAGGTACAGCTTCCCGAGAAAAAGAATAAGGTCTATCATAACGGTGATATAAAGAGTATGTCTTTGGCTGATTTGTATGGGAAAATGGCTATAGAGGCGCAAATTATAAAGATGGATGTTTATCACTTACCTTTCTTGAAGATAAGTGATTTTGAACTCTTCTATAATTATTTAGGATCCATTGAAGTGAAATAA
- a CDS encoding DUF4922 domain-containing protein: MKPNNWVSSSQATELLSKQLVTWPLAEKNYKALEAVQVKSFDMGGFSIRAQFNPARIVSTGAKVDARSLKERKCFLCPENLPVEQERLPFGFRHLVLCNPYPIFPQHFTIPTRKHTPQLILPQWNDFLELTRRLAPFTVFYNGPRSGASAPDHAHFQAVTRGIMPLDEEVTQFIRQSYASVYDNRIYPLTGNLRPGLVIQAATEEAATRLFKKIYAALPILPGEPEPMMNIFGSYYDNNWVITVIPRKRHRPWQYEAEGNDHLLSSPGAADIGGLFITPLEKDFKKINPELLRDVYQQVCLNDRDVEEIFVHLSSN; encoded by the coding sequence ATGAAACCAAACAACTGGGTCAGCTCATCGCAAGCGACCGAATTACTGTCCAAGCAACTCGTGACATGGCCATTGGCCGAGAAGAACTATAAGGCGCTGGAGGCCGTGCAAGTAAAATCCTTCGATATGGGAGGGTTCTCGATACGTGCGCAATTCAATCCCGCCCGTATTGTTTCCACCGGGGCCAAGGTAGATGCCCGATCCCTAAAAGAACGCAAATGCTTCCTATGTCCCGAGAACCTGCCGGTGGAACAGGAGCGGCTGCCTTTCGGCTTTCGCCATCTGGTATTGTGCAACCCCTACCCGATCTTCCCCCAGCATTTCACGATCCCTACCCGGAAACATACTCCGCAACTGATATTGCCGCAATGGAATGACTTCTTGGAACTGACAAGGAGACTCGCTCCCTTCACCGTCTTCTACAATGGACCCCGTAGCGGAGCCTCGGCACCGGATCATGCCCACTTCCAAGCAGTGACACGAGGCATCATGCCGCTGGATGAAGAGGTAACCCAATTTATACGACAATCGTATGCGAGTGTATACGACAACCGTATATACCCACTCACCGGCAACCTCCGCCCCGGCCTCGTCATCCAAGCCGCCACCGAAGAAGCCGCCACCCGGCTCTTCAAAAAGATCTACGCCGCTTTGCCGATACTTCCCGGTGAGCCCGAGCCGATGATGAATATCTTCGGCTCCTATTACGATAATAATTGGGTAATCACGGTAATCCCTCGTAAACGCCACCGCCCATGGCAATACGAGGCTGAGGGGAACGACCATCTCCTGTCCAGCCCGGGAGCTGCCGATATCGGAGGTCTTTTCATCACCCCTTTAGAAAAAGATTTCAAAAAGATCAACCCGGAGCTTCTGCGAGATGTTTACCAACAAGTATGCCTCAACGACCGGGACGTAGAGGAAATTTTCGTACATTTGTCATCTAATTAG
- a CDS encoding aspartate kinase — MKVLKFGGTSVGSAQRIKNVASIICDQEQKIVVLSAMAGTTNSLVEISECFHKKDPEKANAVLSSLEQAYVNHIEELYRSDVYKEKAMQYMLERSQHVWSFSNMPFSMFDEKEILAQGELISTFLMTCYLEEQGVKVVLLPALNFMRITMDNEPDMEYIAKHLNTLLEQNKEAEIYITQGFICRNAYGSIDNLERGGSDYTASLIGAAIQAEEIQIWTDIDGMHNNDPRFVNDTAPVRQLNFDEAAKLAHFGAKILHPTCILPAKEKNIPVRLLNALQPSASGTLISNTAEKGAIKAVAAKDNITYVKIKSLHMIPTPHFLSIVFDTFYNYNTPVDMVTTSDIGVSVTIDDDKHIDEIVGVLRKYATITVEKNMVIVCVVGDLEWQNVGFEARIINALKDIPVRMISYGGSSSNVSLVMKAEDKVHALKALSEHLFSVSDKPVLSSVS; from the coding sequence ATGAAAGTATTAAAATTTGGTGGTACTTCAGTCGGTTCTGCCCAGCGGATCAAGAATGTCGCATCAATCATTTGCGATCAGGAACAGAAAATAGTAGTACTCTCTGCCATGGCAGGGACAACAAACTCTTTAGTGGAGATATCTGAGTGCTTCCATAAGAAAGATCCGGAAAAAGCCAATGCGGTCCTTTCTTCCTTGGAGCAGGCTTATGTCAATCATATAGAAGAATTATACCGGAGCGATGTCTACAAGGAAAAAGCCATGCAATACATGCTCGAACGGTCTCAACATGTCTGGTCTTTCTCTAATATGCCTTTCAGCATGTTCGATGAAAAGGAAATCTTGGCGCAGGGTGAGCTAATATCAACCTTTCTGATGACCTGCTATCTGGAAGAACAAGGAGTGAAGGTAGTTTTATTGCCTGCGTTGAACTTCATGCGGATTACAATGGACAATGAACCGGACATGGAATATATCGCTAAACACCTAAATACACTTTTGGAGCAAAACAAAGAGGCAGAAATATATATTACGCAAGGTTTCATCTGCCGGAATGCTTACGGCAGCATTGACAACTTGGAAAGAGGAGGAAGCGATTACACCGCCTCTCTAATTGGGGCGGCTATCCAAGCAGAAGAGATACAGATATGGACGGATATTGATGGGATGCACAACAACGATCCACGGTTTGTCAATGACACCGCTCCTGTTAGGCAGTTGAACTTCGACGAAGCCGCTAAGTTGGCACATTTCGGTGCCAAGATACTACATCCGACTTGCATCCTGCCTGCCAAGGAAAAGAACATACCGGTACGTCTCTTGAACGCATTGCAGCCAAGTGCGTCGGGTACATTGATCTCGAACACGGCGGAAAAGGGTGCGATCAAAGCTGTTGCCGCCAAAGACAACATCACGTATGTCAAGATCAAGTCGCTCCATATGATACCGACACCTCATTTTCTGAGCATCGTGTTTGATACGTTCTATAATTACAATACGCCGGTGGACATGGTGACCACTTCCGATATCGGGGTTTCCGTAACGATTGATGATGACAAGCATATAGACGAGATTGTGGGTGTATTACGGAAATACGCAACGATTACAGTCGAAAAGAATATGGTGATTGTTTGTGTTGTTGGTGACCTGGAATGGCAAAATGTCGGTTTTGAGGCACGCATCATCAATGCATTGAAAGATATTCCCGTACGGATGATTTCATACGGCGGAAGTAGTAGTAATGTATCGTTGGTGATGAAAGCGGAAGATAAAGTGCATGCTTTGAAGGCGCTTAGTGAGCACTTGTTTTCCGTATCAGACAAACCTGTGTTATCATCCGTTTCTTAA
- the thiL gene encoding thiamine-phosphate kinase: MSNRTEISTLGEFGLIRHLTDKIELKNPSTLKGVGDDAAVLDYTDKQVLVTTDLLLEGIHFDLMYVPLKHLGYKSAVVNFSDIYAMNGRPKQITVSLGISKRFCVEDLEEFYEGIKLACDIYDVDLVGGDTSASRTGLAISITCLGEGEKGKVVYRNGAKETDLICVSGDLGAAYMGLQLLEREKSIFNGEKDFTPDFSGKEYLLERQLKPEARKDIVEVLDQAGIVPTSMMDISDGLSSELLHISKESNVGCRVYEDRIPIDYQTAAMAEQFNMNLITAALNGGEDYELLFTVPLADHDKVSEMKGIKVIGHITKPELGNYLVGRDGGEVELKAQGWNSLN; the protein is encoded by the coding sequence ATGAGCAATAGAACAGAAATATCGACTTTGGGAGAGTTCGGGTTAATCCGTCATCTCACCGATAAAATAGAACTTAAAAATCCGAGTACGTTGAAAGGTGTTGGTGACGACGCAGCCGTACTAGATTACACAGACAAGCAAGTATTGGTTACGACAGACCTTTTGCTGGAAGGTATTCATTTCGATTTGATGTATGTGCCGTTGAAACATCTCGGCTATAAATCCGCAGTCGTAAACTTCTCCGATATTTACGCCATGAACGGCCGCCCGAAACAGATTACGGTATCATTGGGTATTTCCAAACGTTTCTGTGTAGAAGATCTCGAAGAATTCTACGAGGGCATTAAACTCGCTTGTGATATCTATGACGTAGATCTCGTTGGTGGCGACACTTCCGCCTCACGCACAGGGTTAGCGATCAGCATCACTTGCCTAGGCGAGGGAGAGAAAGGTAAAGTTGTCTATCGAAACGGAGCCAAGGAGACCGATCTTATTTGCGTGTCCGGCGATTTAGGGGCCGCCTACATGGGTCTCCAATTACTGGAACGGGAGAAAAGCATATTTAATGGGGAGAAAGATTTCACGCCCGATTTCTCTGGTAAAGAATATTTGTTGGAACGCCAATTAAAACCGGAAGCCCGCAAAGACATTGTCGAGGTTCTTGACCAAGCTGGAATCGTTCCGACCTCCATGATGGATATCTCCGACGGCCTCTCTTCGGAGTTGCTTCATATATCTAAAGAAAGTAATGTAGGTTGCCGAGTTTACGAAGATCGTATTCCTATCGATTACCAAACCGCAGCCATGGCAGAGCAGTTTAACATGAATCTGATAACCGCGGCATTGAATGGAGGTGAGGATTATGAACTCTTATTCACTGTTCCTTTAGCAGATCATGATAAGGTGTCGGAAATGAAAGGTATTAAGGTGATCGGTCATATAACAAAGCCGGAGTTAGGCAATTATCTTGTCGGTCGTGACGGAGGTGAAGTCGAGCTTAAGGCGCAAGGTTGGAACTCACTAAACTAA
- the lpxK gene encoding tetraacyldisaccharide 4'-kinase, whose translation MLTDHTIKFNKLLTPFSFLYGIGVRFRNQLFDWKVLRTERYDLPIICVGNLTVGGTGKTPHTEYIIRLIKDRYRVAVLSRGYKRKTSGFLLADQRSTSKDIGDEPYQMKRKFPDILVAVDADRRRGIRNLLALPENKRPDVIVLDDAFQHRYVAPTLNILLTDCHRLYTQDRLLPAGRLREPMDGARRADVIIVTKCESCIQPIDFRIIEEDIHLSAYQELYFSRILYGELEPVFSGKAPRRTLKGLASTTEVLLVSGIASPAPLEKEIHKYTEHVTSLIFPDHHAFDRHDIQKIQTAFKRLTSTSKLIIITEKDAARLRDLPSLPMEWFSHLYCLPITVGFCMDREKQFQELIVKHIDTRIKNHPILR comes from the coding sequence ATGCTGACAGATCATACGATTAAGTTCAATAAACTCCTCACTCCATTCTCTTTCCTTTATGGAATCGGGGTGAGATTCAGGAATCAGCTGTTCGACTGGAAAGTCCTTCGGACAGAGCGGTATGATCTGCCTATTATTTGCGTGGGGAACCTGACTGTCGGGGGGACCGGAAAAACTCCTCATACGGAATACATCATCCGTTTGATAAAAGACCGATACCGGGTAGCTGTACTCAGCCGTGGCTATAAACGGAAAACCTCCGGTTTCTTGTTGGCCGATCAGCGAAGTACCAGCAAGGATATCGGTGACGAGCCGTACCAAATGAAACGTAAGTTTCCAGATATTCTCGTTGCCGTAGACGCTGATCGCCGCAGGGGTATCCGCAATCTATTGGCTCTGCCAGAGAATAAGCGCCCGGATGTGATCGTGCTGGACGATGCCTTTCAACATCGATACGTCGCCCCCACGCTGAACATCCTTTTAACCGATTGCCACCGTCTTTATACGCAAGATAGGCTCTTGCCCGCAGGCCGTTTAAGGGAACCTATGGATGGCGCTCGACGTGCGGACGTGATCATTGTCACGAAATGTGAGTCATGCATACAACCTATAGACTTCCGGATCATAGAGGAGGATATACATCTCTCAGCTTATCAAGAGCTCTATTTCAGCCGTATTCTTTACGGGGAGCTGGAACCCGTCTTTTCCGGTAAAGCCCCCAGACGCACATTAAAAGGGCTGGCCTCTACTACAGAGGTTTTATTGGTATCCGGTATCGCATCCCCGGCACCTCTCGAAAAAGAGATCCATAAATATACGGAGCATGTCACCTCATTGATCTTTCCGGATCATCACGCCTTCGATCGGCATGACATCCAGAAAATACAAACGGCCTTCAAGCGGTTGACTTCTACAAGTAAATTGATAATCATCACGGAGAAAGATGCCGCCCGACTCCGTGACCTTCCTTCGCTTCCCATGGAATGGTTTTCTCATTTATATTGTTTGCCTATTACGGTGGGTTTCTGTATGGATCGGGAAAAACAATTTCAAGAATTAATAGTTAAACATATTGATACAAGAATAAAGAATCATCCTATATTACGTTAA
- a CDS encoding glycosyltransferase family 2 protein, which yields MKRINCFIPYGKIEATRQTVAQLAESSLVSQIYLITDDPHAKAIYPCNLIRTENIWSTKTLREIAGYASAHYTLIYTKTEELQLGMYALERFVAIADDTRSGMVYSDYYEKKEGKLNPHPVIDYQKGSLRDDFNFGSLLLYRSSTLQNAIASMDTEYTFAGLYDLRLKVSQNAPLTHINEYLYTEVENDLRKSGEKMFDYVDPKNRSVQIEMEAACTDHLKMIGGYLPPHFKPVRFDEQTFQTEASVIIPVRNRVRTIEDAIRSVLRQEASFPFNLIIIDNHSTDGTSERIQAIAATDLRIIHIQPERDDLGIGGCWNIGIHHSACGKFAIQLDSDDVYSDEHTLRKIVEAFYEQRCAMVVGTYRMTDFDMRTIPPGIIDHKEWTPENGRNNALRINGLGAPRAFYTPLLRKLNLPNTSYGEDYALGLRISREYPIGRIYDVLYLCRRWEDNSDASLDVVKMNNHNIYKDKIRTWELEARLNMERQ from the coding sequence ATGAAACGAATCAATTGCTTTATCCCTTATGGAAAAATAGAGGCTACACGACAAACGGTAGCGCAATTGGCCGAGTCGTCCTTAGTGAGTCAGATCTATCTAATCACGGACGATCCCCACGCCAAGGCTATTTATCCCTGCAACTTAATCCGCACGGAGAATATATGGAGCACGAAGACCCTCCGGGAAATAGCCGGCTATGCCAGTGCCCATTATACGTTAATTTATACGAAGACTGAAGAGCTTCAATTAGGCATGTATGCCCTAGAGCGTTTTGTCGCCATCGCCGACGATACGAGATCCGGTATGGTTTACTCCGATTATTACGAGAAGAAGGAGGGCAAACTCAACCCCCATCCGGTGATCGATTACCAGAAAGGAAGTCTTAGGGATGATTTCAATTTCGGCTCCCTCCTACTCTATCGTTCTTCCACGCTACAAAACGCCATAGCCTCCATGGATACGGAATATACATTCGCCGGACTCTACGACTTGCGCCTGAAAGTCTCCCAAAACGCTCCGCTGACGCATATCAACGAATATCTATATACAGAAGTAGAGAATGATTTACGGAAATCCGGAGAGAAGATGTTCGACTATGTAGATCCCAAGAACCGCTCCGTACAGATCGAGATGGAAGCCGCCTGTACAGATCATTTAAAGATGATAGGCGGCTACTTGCCCCCTCATTTCAAGCCAGTCCGTTTTGACGAGCAGACATTTCAAACGGAAGCCTCCGTTATTATCCCTGTACGTAACCGTGTACGGACGATCGAGGACGCTATCCGTTCCGTACTGCGACAAGAGGCGTCCTTCCCTTTCAACCTAATCATTATCGATAATCATTCCACGGATGGCACCTCCGAGCGAATCCAAGCGATCGCCGCCACGGACCTTCGTATTATCCATATCCAGCCGGAGCGTGACGATCTCGGCATCGGGGGGTGCTGGAATATAGGAATACACCATTCGGCTTGCGGCAAGTTCGCCATCCAATTGGATAGTGATGATGTATACAGTGACGAGCATACCCTGCGTAAGATCGTGGAAGCCTTCTACGAGCAGCGATGCGCCATGGTGGTCGGAACCTACCGAATGACCGATTTCGATATGCGAACCATCCCGCCCGGAATTATCGACCATAAAGAATGGACTCCCGAGAACGGCCGCAATAACGCCCTCCGCATCAACGGGCTTGGAGCGCCCCGAGCCTTTTATACACCCTTGCTACGGAAACTAAACCTCCCGAACACCAGTTACGGAGAAGATTACGCCCTCGGCCTACGTATCAGCCGCGAGTACCCGATCGGGCGGATCTACGACGTGCTGTACCTTTGCCGCCGTTGGGAAGATAACTCCGACGCCTCATTGGATGTCGTGAAAATGAACAACCATAATATATATAAGGATAAAATCAGGACTTGGGAACTCGAGGCCCGCTTAAACATGGAAAGACAATGA